TTTTCCTTTACCTGAGTGCTGCCCTGAACTCTGCGACCAGCTCGGCAACCAGCACCCTCAAGGCGTCGTCATCGAGCAGGGCCAGCAGCCGTGGCCTGCGCAGCTCCGGCCGGTGCTGGAACAGGGGCAGTTCGGCCATGTCGTCCACGGTGCGCAGCAGCTCGGCGCGGTCCACACCGACCAGCTCGGCCGGGTTCATGCGGCACCGTCCAGAGCGGGCAGCAGAAAGCGCCAGCGGGAGCCAATCTTCACGGCGGGAACGTCGCCGTGCCGGGCAAGCTTGCGGAGGGTCTTCGGCGTGAGCGCGTAGTACCGCGCGGCCGTCTGGATGTCCGTGTATGAGGGCATACCCGGAGCTTCCACGGCCGCCTGGGCACGGATAGGGCCATTTCGGGCTGGTTTCGTGGCTGGGCACGACCGAGAAGCACAGGCCAACCCGTCAGTGCCAGCAGGTGCGCGAGTTGCTTCCCATCTGCTGGTCGGGATGTACCGCGTTCCCAGGGCGCCCCCCCGGCCGCTGGGTTGGGTGCGTGCCGCGCCGTGCCGACCTTCCGGGACCGCGCCGGAACGCTGACCCGTCACCCTCCACGGGCACGCCTAATGAGCACAACCCGTTCCCCAACGGTTTTTAGGGCATAGATTATTGGCGCTTTCCTGGTGGTTTACTAAAGCACTAAGAAAGCTATCTTGAGGCATGACCGGGAAACATCGGGGAGGCCGTGGAAGACGCGCACCAAACAAGCACGAAACCGTTACTATCAGTTTGCCGCCTCATCTGAAGGCCGCGCTCGATGCGGCCGTAACGCCCGAGGTCAGCCGCTCGGAAGTGGTGGCGGGTCTAATCGCTCAGCATTTAGTCCCTCGGAGTCCTGCCGAGGGGATAGAGAGGGCCAGGAAGGCACTTGCGCCATTCAACTCGGAGCGGAAGTCCAGGCCCTCAAGGGCGAAGTCCACGCCAGCCCTGCCGCCCGCCGTGACTGTGCTGCAGCAGCATGTCCCCAGGGGGCTCAAGTGGAAGCCGGAGAAGTACGCCGTGGCTGAACGGCTGCTGGCGCAAGGGCACACGCTGACCCGCATGGCCGACGGCGCCGACTACAACACAGAAGCCGGCGAGGTGATGAGCTGGCGAACGGTGGAGGCCCTGCTGAAGCGGGGTGTGGTCGTCGCGCTGGTGTAGTCTCGGCATACAAGCCTCACGGCAAAAAGCGAACGCCGACCACTCCCGCTAAGAAGAATCGGCGTTCAAGCATGCCAGGGGCGACCTGGACCTGCAGCTTAACCGCTCCAGGCTCAGGGGAAAAGGGGCCAAGCCTTGATTTCTCGCCTACACAGTCAGCTCGCCACCCTCGCCGCCTTCATTCCCGGCGCCACCATGCCGCGCCTGGACGCCCAGGAAGGGCAGCCGATCTCTGCCGCGCCCACACTGCCGAGCGTACCGCCGCTGCCCCCCTCGCGCCCACTGGAGCGGCCCACAGAGGCCCCGGCGCCGCGTCTGCTGGCGACCTTGCCGAATGCTGACACCGTGCGCCAGGGCGTGCGCCTGAGTCGAGGCGCTGCGCTGTTGTTTGATGAGCTGCACCGGTTGGCCTGCCACGTCGCCCAGGTGCGCGCCTATACCGTCGCACCTGGGCAGGTCGTCTACCACTTGCCTGCTGTAATTGTGGCCGCGCTGGTGGGCTATTCCGAGCGTCATCTGTACCGGCTGGCCGACGAGCTGCGCGCCGCTGGGCTTCTTGATGAAAGGGGCCATGTCGCCACTGTGGGCCACATGCGCCGCTACGACGGG
The sequence above is a segment of the Deinococcus ficus genome. Coding sequences within it:
- a CDS encoding helix-turn-helix domain-containing protein; the protein is MPSYTDIQTAARYYALTPKTLRKLARHGDVPAVKIGSRWRFLLPALDGAA